The Pseudodesulfovibrio sediminis genome includes the window GATACGATCTTGGCTGTCATCGTATCCGGCCTGACTACCCTGGCCGGGTTCGGCGTACTGGCCTTGGCCCGCCACCCGTCCCTTAATGCCCTCGGCACCATGGTCTTGCTCGGTGTAGGAACAGCCCTTTTCGTGGCCTTGTTCATGGTCCCGCACCTGCTCAGGAAACAGTCATGATACGAACTCTTCTTCTCATCATTGTGTTGTGTACCGCCGCTTGTGCAACAACAGTTGAACCTGTGCTCCAGCCATGCCAGCCAGCCATTGAATTACCCCAACAGTGGTTCAACAGCGGCAAGACAGTGCGTCTGCGGCATGCAGGGGCCATCACGATCGGTGATACTGTCATCCCCATAAACGGTTTCATGGAACTCGACACGCGACACCACACAGCCAAAGTCGTCATTTTGACCGGGTTTGGCATAAAACTCGCGAGCCTGAAAGTGGGCCCAGACTCAGCGCAGGTCCTTGGTACAAGCCCCATTGCAGATCAAATCCCACACTTTATGGATCAATGCATCCTCTCTATAAGACGCATGTTTCTGGCGGATTTCTACCAGGCTGAGGATCGATGCGCATACACGGACGGTTACCTTGAATTCACAGGCCCGAGGCGGAACGGTGTCCTCCGCTCTGTCGTTGACCAACACCCCGGCTTCGTGAGGAAAAAAATCTTCGAATCCACGGAAGAAAACTGGACTGTGAACTATGGTGACGCCGTCGTCGTAGACGACGTAAGATTACCAGGGCAAACTTCATTCGTCAGCAACGACAAAAAGTACTCCGTGACCCTAAAACTCAAAACCCCGGACATGCCATGAGTGCATTGGAAGACACCATACGTAAAGCTGGAAAACCCGTTCTGATCGGCGAAGATGGATTCACAAAGGATTTCACTTTCGATAAAGATTTCATTGGGTTTGACGGGCATTTCCCTGGCAACCCCATCTTGCCAGCCGTGGTGCAGCTCATGGCTGGGTCAATGGCAGCCACCGAAGCCATTGACGCCACAACCGGAAAGCAAGTGACGCCCGTTGGCGCAGGCCGGGCAAAATTCCTCAAGCAGATCGCACCAGGTGACCTCTTGAAGGTCACAGGTAAGCTGAAGTCTAAAAAAGACGAGACGATCGCCGTCATATCGATTCTCGTCAGCGGTGAAACCGCAGCAACATTCCACATCACCCTGGGCGGAGGCCTTTGATGAGCAAAAAACCGTATTTCAAATCGCCGGAGAATGCCCCGGCTCCCCTGCGCTCCATTACGCAACGCCCCGTTCGATTCGAAGAAGTAGACCCGTTGGCCATTGTCTGGCACGGTCGGTATCCCAGCTACTTCGAAGATGGCCGCATTCACCTGGGAGACCAGCATGGCCTTGGCTATCTCGACTTCAAAAGACATGAAGTAGCCGCGCCCATCAAACAAATGTATTTCGACTACATCCTGCCTCTGTCTTATGGTGATACCGCTCATATCGAGACCTTTCTGCACTATACTGAAGCTGCACGGCTCAACTATGAATTCATCATCCGCAATAGCGCCGGAGACATCACCACAACTGGATACACAGTCCAGCTCTTCATGACCTTTGATCATGAGTTACTCATAACTCCGCCCGACTTCTATCAGAAAATTCTAGAACGCTGGAAGAACGGGAAATTGTAATGGCTCGACTCCTGCTCATTTCCACCAACATCACGGTGGAACCATATCTCGTATACCCATTGGGCATGTCCGTGATTGCTGCTGCCCTGCAAAACAGTGGACATGTCGTTCGCCAATTTGACTTTCTGGCCGAGGGTGAAAGCATGGACGCCCTGGAGCAGACCCTCGCTGAATTCAAGCCGGACATGACTGGCATCTCCCTGCGAAATATCGACAATGTGGACTCCTTCACTTCGCACGAGAACTGGTACCTCGAACATGTACGAACCATTACGGCTTTTCTCAAAATACGAGGCCAGACAGTTATAGTGGGTGGCCCAGGCTTCTCCCTGATGCCCGAAACCATCATTGAATATCTCGGCGCAGACCACGGTGTGGTGGGCGAAGGCGAACGCAAAATGGTCCAACTGGTCAAGATGCTCGAAGCGGGCGAAACCCCAAGTAGACTGCTCAAACCAGAGCAGGGATTGGTCAGTTCGGAAATGTGCACCCCAGCTTGGGATACGAACATTCTCAATTTTTATATTGACCACAGTGGCATCGCAAATATCCAGACCAAGCGAGGGTGCGAAAACCGCTGCTCATACTGTTCATACCCCTCCATTGAAGGCGGCAAACTCCGACTCAGGGAACCGGATGAAGTCGTGGACGAAGTGGAAAGGCTGCATCTCAAACACGGAGCTGAATTCATCTTTTTCACAGACTCCGTATTCAACGACAGCCAGAATCATTACCTGGAAGTTGCCGAACTGTTGGCCCGCAAGAACCTCGCGCTCAAATGGAGTGCATTCTTCCAGCCCACTCCCATTAGCCGAGGCGAACTCAAACTTCTCAAAAGGGCCGGTTTATCGGCCATGGAGGTCGGGACTGACGCCTCCACGGACGAAACATTATCAGCCATGAACAAGCCATTTCTTTTTGAAGGGGTTCGTGCCTTTAACGAAGCATGTGTTTCGGAACATATCCCCTGCGCTCACTTCGTCATCTTCGGTGGCCCAGGAGAAACACCAGCCACTGTTTGCCAGGGCATCGACAATTTGAATTCTCTTGAGAGTTGTGTGGTCTTCCCTTTTTCAGGCATCCGCCTCTACAAGGGGACCCCGCTTTACGCACAGGCCAAAAAAGAAGGAACCGTGCCTACAGCGCAGGAACTGCTCAAGCCGTATTACTATTTTTCCCCAAACATCGACCAGGCCTGGATGAACGAAGAACTCACCAAAGGATTCCTTGGACGCAGGGACCGGATATTCCCGCCTGCCGATGCACAAGACCGAATGGACGTCTTGCACCGATTTGGATACCGGGGACTGCTCTGGGACACCCTCGTCACTTTTGCTGACACCCACAAGCCCAAACAGGCGAGAGCAAAGGTGAGTCAATGACAAACACTCTCATCGTCATACCAGTGTACAACCACGGTGCCACGTTGCGCCAAGTGGTCAAGGACTGCCTTGCCATCCACCCAGAAGTGCTCGTGGTCGATGACGGTTGCACGGACGGCGGCATTGAGACCATTCAGGACCTCCCTGTGGAGGTGATCCGGCATACAGCCAACGCAGGCAAGGGGGAGGCGATACTCACAGCCGTAGTCGAGGCCAAACGCCTCGGTAAGAGCCACATAATCACCATGGACGCCGATGGACAACACTATGCCTCCGACATCCCCGCCTTTCTCGAAAAAATCCGGAACAATCCCCGCGCTGTAGCCGTTGGTGCGCGGCTGTTCACAGGCCCCAACATCCCGAAATCCTCACGATTCGGTCGCGCATTTTCCAATTTTTGGCTTCGGGTGCAAACCGGATGCAAGATCTCTGACGTCCAGTGCGGATTCCGAGCGTATCCAGTGGTCATCTTCGATGCCATTAAACTCTACGAACGCAAATTCGCCTTTGAGGTGGAAGTCCTGGTC containing:
- a CDS encoding 3-hydroxyacyl-ACP dehydratase FabZ family protein: MSALEDTIRKAGKPVLIGEDGFTKDFTFDKDFIGFDGHFPGNPILPAVVQLMAGSMAATEAIDATTGKQVTPVGAGRAKFLKQIAPGDLLKVTGKLKSKKDETIAVISILVSGETAATFHITLGGGL
- a CDS encoding acyl-CoA thioesterase, whose translation is MSKKPYFKSPENAPAPLRSITQRPVRFEEVDPLAIVWHGRYPSYFEDGRIHLGDQHGLGYLDFKRHEVAAPIKQMYFDYILPLSYGDTAHIETFLHYTEAARLNYEFIIRNSAGDITTTGYTVQLFMTFDHELLITPPDFYQKILERWKNGKL
- a CDS encoding lipid biosynthesis B12-binding/radical SAM protein codes for the protein MARLLLISTNITVEPYLVYPLGMSVIAAALQNSGHVVRQFDFLAEGESMDALEQTLAEFKPDMTGISLRNIDNVDSFTSHENWYLEHVRTITAFLKIRGQTVIVGGPGFSLMPETIIEYLGADHGVVGEGERKMVQLVKMLEAGETPSRLLKPEQGLVSSEMCTPAWDTNILNFYIDHSGIANIQTKRGCENRCSYCSYPSIEGGKLRLREPDEVVDEVERLHLKHGAEFIFFTDSVFNDSQNHYLEVAELLARKNLALKWSAFFQPTPISRGELKLLKRAGLSAMEVGTDASTDETLSAMNKPFLFEGVRAFNEACVSEHIPCAHFVIFGGPGETPATVCQGIDNLNSLESCVVFPFSGIRLYKGTPLYAQAKKEGTVPTAQELLKPYYYFSPNIDQAWMNEELTKGFLGRRDRIFPPADAQDRMDVLHRFGYRGLLWDTLVTFADTHKPKQARAKVSQ